A stretch of the Streptomyces venezuelae genome encodes the following:
- a CDS encoding FAD-binding oxidoreductase: protein MDDLQARLHTRLAAGLPPEALLTDPDVTASYATDMASFCAAGRPAAVVLPRTVEQVQYVMRTATEFRVPVVPQGARTGLSGAANASDGCILLSLLKMDRILEINPVDRIAVVEPGVVNAVLSRAVAEQGLYYPPDPSSWEQCTIGGNIGTASGGLCCVKYGVTAEYVLGLDVVLADGRLLRTGRRTAKGVAGYDLTRLFVGSEGSLGVVVRAVLALRPAPPRQLALAAEFPTAAAACDAVCAVMAAGLTPSLLELMDRTTVGAVNALGRMGLPETTEALLLAAFDTPDAPAALAAVGELCTAAGATAVVPAEDEAESELLLQARRMSLTALEALRPATMIDDVCVPRSRLAEMLDGTAAIAAKYALTVGVCAHAGDGNTHPVVCFDPADEDETRRARESFDEIMALGLELGGTITGEHGVGVLKKEWLARELGPVGLEMQRAVKQAFDPLGLLNPGKLF from the coding sequence ATGGACGACCTCCAGGCCCGGCTGCACACCCGGCTCGCCGCAGGGCTCCCGCCGGAGGCCCTGCTCACCGACCCCGATGTGACCGCCTCCTACGCCACCGACATGGCCAGCTTCTGCGCCGCCGGCCGCCCCGCCGCCGTGGTACTGCCGCGGACCGTCGAGCAGGTCCAGTACGTCATGCGCACCGCCACCGAGTTCCGGGTCCCCGTCGTCCCGCAGGGCGCCCGCACCGGGCTGTCCGGCGCCGCCAACGCCTCCGACGGCTGCATCCTGCTCTCGCTGCTGAAGATGGACCGGATCCTCGAGATCAATCCCGTCGACCGGATCGCCGTGGTCGAGCCCGGCGTGGTCAACGCGGTGCTCTCGCGGGCCGTGGCGGAGCAGGGCCTGTACTACCCGCCCGACCCGTCCAGCTGGGAGCAGTGCACCATCGGCGGCAACATCGGCACCGCCTCCGGCGGGCTGTGCTGCGTCAAGTACGGGGTCACCGCCGAGTACGTGCTCGGGCTCGACGTGGTCCTCGCCGACGGCCGGCTGCTGCGCACCGGCCGCCGTACTGCCAAGGGGGTGGCCGGGTACGACCTGACCCGGCTGTTCGTCGGCTCCGAGGGCAGCCTCGGCGTGGTGGTCCGGGCCGTTCTCGCGCTGCGGCCCGCGCCGCCCCGGCAGCTGGCACTGGCCGCCGAGTTCCCGACGGCGGCGGCTGCCTGCGACGCGGTCTGCGCCGTCATGGCGGCCGGACTGACGCCCTCGCTGCTGGAGCTGATGGACCGTACGACCGTAGGGGCGGTCAACGCGCTGGGGCGGATGGGGCTGCCGGAGACCACCGAGGCCCTGCTGCTGGCCGCCTTCGACACCCCGGACGCCCCGGCCGCTCTGGCGGCGGTGGGGGAGCTGTGCACGGCCGCCGGGGCCACCGCGGTGGTGCCCGCCGAGGACGAAGCGGAGTCCGAACTCCTCCTCCAGGCCCGGCGGATGTCGCTGACCGCTCTGGAGGCGCTCCGGCCGGCCACCATGATCGACGACGTGTGCGTGCCGCGGTCGCGGCTGGCGGAGATGCTGGACGGGACGGCGGCGATCGCCGCGAAGTACGCGCTGACGGTCGGGGTGTGCGCGCACGCGGGGGACGGGAACACCCACCCGGTGGTGTGCTTCGACCCCGCGGACGAGGACGAAACACGCCGGGCCCGCGAATCCTTCGACGAGATCATGGCGCTCGGGCTGGAGCTGGGTGGCACGATCACCGGGGAGCACGGGGTGGGGGTGCTCAAGAAGGAGTGGCTGGCGCGCGAGCTGGGGCCGGTGGGGCTGGAGATGCAGCGGGCGGTCAAGCAGGCCTTCGACCCGCTGGGCCTGCTCAACCCCGGCAAACTGTTCTGA
- a CDS encoding SsgA family sporulation/cell division regulator has translation MHHPVIERELELKLVLSPERSIAVPARLTYLTADPYAVHITFHAGSSAPVNWTFARELLVEGVFRPCGHGDVRIWPTKIDGRAVLCMALSSPDGDALLEAPAAAVSAWLERTLRVVPPGSEAERLGLDEALAELLAPTPADDLWLRDPWPSDESGDADL, from the coding sequence ATGCACCACCCGGTCATCGAGCGCGAACTGGAACTGAAGCTGGTCCTGTCGCCCGAACGCAGCATCGCCGTCCCCGCCCGCCTGACGTACCTCACGGCCGACCCGTACGCCGTGCACATCACCTTCCACGCGGGCTCCAGCGCCCCCGTGAACTGGACCTTCGCCCGCGAGCTGCTGGTCGAGGGGGTGTTCCGGCCCTGCGGTCACGGGGACGTACGGATCTGGCCCACCAAGATCGACGGCAGGGCGGTGCTGTGCATGGCCCTCAGTTCCCCCGACGGCGACGCCCTGCTGGAGGCCCCGGCAGCCGCGGTCTCCGCCTGGCTGGAGCGCACCCTGCGGGTGGTCCCGCCGGGCTCCGAGGCCGAGCGGCTCGGTCTGGACGAGGCCCTCGCCGAGCTGCTGGCGCCCACCCCGGCGGACGACCTGTGGCTGCGTGATCCGTGGCCCTCGGACGAGTCCGGGGACGCCGATCTCTGA
- a CDS encoding IclR family transcriptional regulator, whose amino-acid sequence MTAETSQTLDRGLRVLKLLADTDHGLTVTELSNRLGVNRTVVYRLLATLEQHALVRRDLGGRARVGLGVLRLGRQVHPLVREAALPALRSLAEDIGATAHLTLVDGTEALAVAVVEPTWTDYHVAYRAGFRHPLDRGAAGRAILAARQGGLTEPGYTLTHGELEAGASGAAAPLVGITGLEGSVGVVMLADAVPERVGPRVVDAAREVADALR is encoded by the coding sequence GTGACCGCGGAAACCTCGCAGACTCTCGACCGAGGGCTCCGAGTTCTCAAGCTGCTCGCCGATACCGATCACGGTCTGACCGTCACCGAGCTCTCCAACCGGCTCGGGGTCAACCGCACCGTCGTCTACCGCCTGCTCGCCACGCTGGAACAGCACGCCCTGGTCCGGCGCGACCTCGGCGGCCGGGCCCGCGTGGGTCTCGGCGTGCTCAGACTGGGCCGACAGGTGCACCCACTCGTACGCGAGGCAGCCCTGCCCGCGCTCCGCTCCCTCGCCGAGGACATAGGTGCCACCGCGCACCTGACACTCGTGGACGGTACCGAAGCGCTGGCCGTGGCCGTCGTGGAACCCACCTGGACCGACTACCACGTCGCGTACCGGGCGGGCTTCCGGCATCCGCTGGACCGCGGAGCCGCGGGCCGAGCCATCCTGGCCGCCAGGCAGGGTGGACTCACCGAGCCCGGCTACACCCTCACCCACGGAGAACTCGAAGCCGGCGCCAGCGGAGCCGCGGCACCGCTGGTCGGTATCACCGGCCTGGAAGGCAGTGTCGGCGTGGTCATGCTGGCCGATGCCGTGCCGGAGCGGGTGGGGCCGCGGGTGGTCGACGCCGCGCGCGAGGTCGCCGACGCGCTGCGCTGA
- a CDS encoding DEAD/DEAH box helicase has product MTTTASHHLSPAFPGRAPWGTASKLRAWQQGALDKYIQTQPRDFLAVATPGAGKTTFALTLASWLLHHHVVQQVTVVAPTEHLKKQWAEAAARIGIRLDPEYSAGPLSKEYHGVAVTYAGVGVRPMLHRNRCEQRKTLVILDEIHHAGDSKSWGEACLEAFDPATRRLALTGTPFRSDTNPIPFVTYEEGNDGIRRSSADYTYGYGNALGDGVVRPVIFLSYSGNMRWRTKAGDEIAAKLGEPMTKDAISQAWRTALDPRGDWMPNVLRAADQRLTEVRKGIPDAGGLVIASDQDSARAYAKLLREITGTKATVVLSDDTGASKRIDDFSGNDDRWMVAVRMVSEGVDVPRLAVGVYATTISTPLFFAQAVGRFVRSRRRGETASVFLPTIPYLLGFANEMEVERDHVLDKPKKAGEDEDPYAESEKEMDEANRQEDEDTGEQDMLPFEALESDAVFDRVLFDGAEFGMQAHPGSEEEQDYLGIPGLLEPDQVQMLLQKRQARQIAHSRKRPDAEADLLELPAERRPVVSHKELLELRKSLNTMVGAYVHQSGKPHGVIHTELRRVCGGPPSAEATAGQLRERIKKVQEWATRMR; this is encoded by the coding sequence GTGACTACTACCGCCTCCCACCACCTCTCACCCGCCTTTCCCGGCCGCGCCCCCTGGGGCACGGCCAGCAAGCTGCGTGCCTGGCAGCAGGGGGCGCTGGACAAGTACATCCAGACCCAGCCGCGGGACTTCCTCGCGGTCGCGACCCCCGGCGCGGGCAAGACCACCTTCGCGCTCACCCTCGCCTCCTGGCTGCTGCACCACCACGTGGTGCAGCAGGTGACCGTGGTCGCCCCCACCGAGCACCTGAAGAAGCAGTGGGCGGAGGCCGCGGCCCGGATAGGCATCCGGCTCGACCCCGAGTACTCGGCCGGGCCGCTGAGCAAGGAGTACCATGGGGTCGCCGTCACCTACGCGGGCGTGGGCGTGCGCCCGATGCTGCACCGCAACCGGTGCGAGCAGCGCAAGACCCTGGTGATCCTGGACGAGATCCACCACGCCGGCGACTCCAAGTCCTGGGGCGAGGCCTGCCTGGAGGCCTTCGACCCGGCGACCCGGCGGCTCGCGCTCACCGGAACGCCCTTCCGGTCCGACACCAACCCCATCCCCTTCGTCACGTACGAGGAGGGGAACGACGGGATCCGGCGGTCCTCCGCCGACTACACCTACGGCTACGGCAACGCCCTCGGCGACGGCGTCGTCCGGCCCGTCATCTTCCTCTCCTACAGCGGCAACATGCGCTGGCGGACGAAGGCGGGCGACGAGATCGCCGCCAAGCTCGGCGAGCCGATGACCAAGGACGCCATCAGCCAGGCCTGGCGCACCGCGCTGGACCCGCGCGGCGACTGGATGCCGAACGTGCTGCGCGCCGCCGACCAGCGGCTGACCGAGGTCCGCAAGGGCATCCCGGACGCCGGCGGCCTGGTCATCGCCTCCGACCAGGACTCGGCGCGGGCGTACGCCAAGCTGCTCCGCGAGATCACCGGCACCAAGGCGACCGTGGTCCTCTCCGACGACACGGGCGCCTCGAAGCGGATCGACGACTTCAGCGGGAACGACGACCGCTGGATGGTCGCGGTCCGGATGGTGTCCGAGGGCGTGGACGTACCGCGCCTCGCGGTCGGCGTGTACGCCACCACCATCTCCACCCCGCTGTTCTTCGCCCAGGCGGTCGGCCGCTTCGTGCGTTCGCGGCGGCGCGGCGAGACCGCCTCCGTGTTCCTGCCGACCATCCCCTACCTGCTCGGCTTCGCCAACGAGATGGAGGTCGAGCGCGACCACGTGCTCGACAAGCCGAAGAAGGCCGGCGAGGACGAGGACCCGTACGCCGAGTCCGAGAAGGAGATGGACGAGGCGAACCGGCAGGAGGACGAGGACACCGGCGAGCAGGACATGCTGCCCTTCGAGGCGCTGGAGTCCGACGCCGTGTTCGACCGGGTGCTGTTCGACGGCGCCGAGTTCGGCATGCAGGCCCACCCGGGCAGCGAGGAGGAGCAGGACTACCTCGGCATCCCCGGCCTGCTGGAACCGGACCAGGTGCAGATGCTGCTGCAGAAGCGGCAGGCCCGGCAGATCGCGCACAGCCGGAAGCGGCCCGACGCGGAGGCGGACCTGCTGGAGCTGCCGGCCGAGCGGCGGCCGGTGGTCTCCCACAAGGAGCTGCTGGAGCTGCGGAAGTCGCTGAACACGATGGTCGGCGCGTACGTCCACCAGAGCGGCAAACCGCACGGGGTGATCCACACCGAGCTGCGGCGGGTCTGCGGCGGACCGCCGAGCGCGGAGGCGACGGCGGGTCAGCTGCGCGAACGCATCAAGAAGGTCCAGGAGTGGGCCACCCGGATGCGGTGA
- a CDS encoding type II toxin-antitoxin system death-on-curing family toxin encodes MDLARYACLAKDQPVELRSPGLLESAVRRPRARMYGVSAYRDRFEQAAALLHGIAANHPLVDGNKRTAWLAAVTFLAVNGTDLAEVDQDAAYDLVIEVAEGSLADTGRIADRLRRLHGTAV; translated from the coding sequence ATGGACCTCGCGCGGTATGCCTGTCTCGCCAAGGACCAGCCGGTGGAGCTGCGCTCCCCGGGCCTGCTGGAGTCGGCGGTGCGGCGTCCGCGGGCACGGATGTACGGGGTGTCCGCGTACCGGGACCGGTTCGAACAGGCCGCCGCGCTGCTGCACGGCATCGCCGCCAACCACCCTCTGGTGGACGGCAACAAACGCACCGCCTGGCTGGCCGCGGTGACCTTCCTCGCGGTCAACGGCACCGACCTGGCCGAGGTCGACCAGGACGCCGCGTACGACCTGGTGATCGAGGTCGCCGAGGGCTCCCTCGCCGACACGGGCCGGATCGCGGACCGGCTGCGCCGGCTGCACGGCACCGCCGTGTGA
- a CDS encoding Lrp/AsnC family transcriptional regulator gives MGIDSLDGRLIVLLAREPRIGVLEASRRLGVARGTVQARLDRLQSSGVIRGFGPQVDPAALGYPVTAFATLEIKQGQGADVRAHLATVPEVLELHTTTGHGDMLCRLVARSNADLQRVIDRVVGFEGIVRASTAIVMENPVPLRIIPLVEQAAEDN, from the coding sequence ATGGGCATCGACAGTCTCGATGGCAGACTCATCGTTCTCCTGGCCCGCGAGCCCCGCATCGGGGTCCTGGAGGCCTCCCGCCGGCTCGGCGTGGCCCGCGGCACGGTGCAGGCCCGGCTGGACCGGCTCCAGTCGAGCGGAGTGATCCGCGGCTTCGGCCCGCAGGTGGACCCCGCCGCGCTCGGCTATCCGGTGACGGCCTTCGCCACGCTGGAGATCAAACAGGGCCAAGGGGCGGACGTACGGGCCCACTTGGCCACCGTGCCGGAGGTGCTGGAGCTGCACACCACCACCGGGCACGGGGACATGCTGTGCCGCCTGGTGGCCCGCTCCAACGCCGATCTCCAGCGGGTGATCGACCGGGTCGTCGGGTTCGAGGGCATCGTGCGGGCTTCGACGGCGATCGTCATGGAGAATCCCGTACCCCTGCGGATCATCCCCCTGGTCGAACAGGCGGCGGAGGACAACTGA
- a CDS encoding S16 family serine protease: MLSRLSRLPRPVALAVCAVPALALLLVAALAPLPFVLAQPGLTADVLGTKDGKSVITVSGAPTRPTTGQLRMTTIVATGPSQKVRLPDLVGDWFATDRAVMPKEVVYPAGESDKEIEAHNLEQMEKSQSTATQAALGYLKKDPEHVKVDLNLADVGGPSAGLLFSLGIVDKLDGDGSGGDLTGGRTVAGTGTIDAKGAVGPVGGVALKTQAAHRDGATVFLVPKAECSDAQSELPEGLQLIPVTSLTDAVSSLRELKRGGNVPSC, encoded by the coding sequence GTGCTCTCACGCCTCTCACGTCTCCCGCGCCCCGTCGCCCTCGCCGTCTGTGCCGTGCCCGCACTCGCACTGCTGCTGGTCGCGGCCCTCGCGCCGCTGCCCTTCGTACTGGCCCAGCCGGGGCTGACGGCCGACGTGCTCGGCACCAAGGACGGCAAGAGCGTCATCACCGTCTCCGGTGCGCCCACCCGCCCCACCACCGGGCAGCTCCGGATGACCACGATCGTGGCCACCGGCCCCTCCCAGAAGGTCCGCCTGCCGGACCTGGTCGGCGACTGGTTCGCCACCGACCGGGCGGTCATGCCCAAGGAGGTCGTGTACCCGGCCGGCGAGAGCGACAAGGAGATCGAGGCGCACAACCTGGAGCAAATGGAGAAGTCGCAGTCCACCGCCACCCAGGCCGCCCTCGGATACCTGAAGAAGGACCCGGAGCACGTGAAGGTCGACCTCAACCTCGCCGACGTCGGCGGGCCCAGCGCCGGGCTGCTGTTCTCCCTCGGCATCGTCGACAAGCTCGACGGGGACGGCAGCGGCGGGGACCTCACCGGCGGCCGGACCGTGGCCGGCACCGGCACGATCGACGCGAAGGGCGCGGTCGGCCCGGTCGGCGGGGTGGCCCTGAAGACGCAGGCCGCACACCGCGACGGGGCCACCGTGTTCCTCGTACCGAAGGCCGAGTGCTCGGACGCCCAGTCCGAGCTGCCCGAGGGGCTGCAGCTGATCCCCGTGACCTCGCTGACGGACGCGGTGTCCTCCCTGCGGGAGCTGAAGCGGGGCGGAAACGTCCCCTCCTGCTGA
- a CDS encoding tetratricopeptide repeat protein: MTFTGRKTVVATAIAVVLIAGALVIRPARVDDDPRPPGPSERAASAVGMGSPAASVDLAALIKDREAWLREHTGDHGSWAVLGSAYLEQARRGSDPAWYPKAEKALKRSLELRSAGQGNFDAMTGMGALANARGDFVTGKKWGELVRAQSPRRWTAYPVLVDAYSGAGDYKAAEAAMERLVELRPGLAAYARAAQVYRDRGWREDATASMEKAAGAARTPAEKAYCLSRLGELAWERGEATESLRLYEAALRTDPAQPQALGGRARALASLGRGGEAVRDYRMALGRSAVPRLALELGELLESLDREDEARAADGPYTLLAGLAAKGGTQEAVVLGLYEADHGDRTSAVRRLTAEWDRHKSVQVADALGWALHRSGDSESGLEYAKKATDLGLRSADFAYHRAMMERALGDTASARRHLQEALRTNPGFSPVRAAAAKEALAAVGEPGAGGPVNVRPRGKWVAPDMSQYIVPAKPKPTR; encoded by the coding sequence GTGACCTTCACCGGCCGCAAGACGGTCGTGGCCACGGCCATCGCCGTGGTCCTGATCGCCGGCGCGCTGGTGATCCGCCCGGCCCGGGTGGACGACGATCCGCGCCCGCCCGGCCCGTCCGAACGGGCGGCGTCGGCGGTCGGCATGGGCTCGCCGGCGGCCTCGGTGGACCTTGCGGCGCTGATCAAGGACCGCGAGGCGTGGCTGCGCGAGCACACCGGGGATCACGGTTCGTGGGCGGTGCTGGGCTCGGCCTATCTGGAGCAGGCGCGGCGCGGATCGGACCCGGCCTGGTATCCGAAGGCCGAGAAGGCGCTGAAGCGGTCGCTGGAGCTGCGGTCGGCCGGGCAGGGCAACTTCGACGCGATGACGGGCATGGGTGCGCTCGCCAATGCCCGGGGGGACTTCGTGACCGGGAAGAAGTGGGGCGAGCTGGTGCGGGCGCAGTCGCCGCGGCGCTGGACGGCGTATCCGGTGCTGGTGGACGCGTACTCGGGGGCCGGGGACTACAAGGCGGCCGAGGCGGCCATGGAGCGGCTGGTGGAACTGCGGCCGGGCCTGGCCGCGTATGCGCGGGCCGCGCAGGTCTACCGGGACCGGGGCTGGCGGGAGGACGCGACGGCCTCGATGGAGAAGGCAGCGGGCGCGGCGCGGACCCCGGCGGAGAAGGCGTACTGCCTGTCCCGGCTGGGCGAGCTGGCCTGGGAGCGGGGCGAGGCGACGGAGTCGCTGCGGCTGTACGAGGCGGCCCTGCGCACGGATCCGGCCCAGCCGCAGGCCCTGGGCGGCCGGGCCCGGGCGCTGGCCTCGCTGGGGCGGGGCGGGGAGGCGGTCCGCGACTACCGGATGGCACTGGGCCGGTCTGCGGTGCCGCGGCTGGCGCTGGAGCTCGGGGAGCTGCTGGAGTCCCTGGACCGGGAGGACGAGGCCAGGGCGGCGGACGGGCCGTACACCCTGCTGGCGGGGCTGGCGGCGAAGGGCGGTACGCAGGAGGCGGTGGTGCTGGGCCTGTACGAGGCGGACCACGGGGACCGGACCTCGGCGGTGCGGCGGCTGACGGCGGAGTGGGACCGGCACAAGAGCGTGCAGGTGGCGGACGCGCTGGGGTGGGCGCTGCACCGGTCCGGGGACTCCGAGTCGGGTCTGGAGTACGCGAAGAAGGCGACGGACCTGGGGCTGCGGAGCGCGGACTTCGCGTACCACCGGGCCATGATGGAACGCGCGCTGGGCGACACGGCGTCGGCGCGGCGGCACCTGCAGGAGGCGCTGCGGACGAACCCGGGGTTCTCGCCGGTGCGGGCGGCGGCGGCGAAGGAGGCGCTGGCGGCGGTGGGGGAGCCGGGGGCGGGCGGGCCGGTGAATGTGCGGCCGAGGGGGAAGTGGGTGGCGCCGGACATGAGCCAGTACATCGTCCCGGCCAAACCGAAACCAACCCGCTGA
- a CDS encoding MFS transporter — MSALEPRADEISPPAAPDPRDGGGGILGPAHRTLSIGIISVIFLIAFEATAVGTAMPVAARELDGIGLYAFAFSAYFTTSLFGMVLSGQWADRAGPLRPLGVGIASFATGLVLSGAAEAMWLFVLGRAVQGFGGGLVIVALYVVVSRAYDERMRPAIMAAFAASWVVPSIVGPLASGTVTEHLGWRWVFLGIPALVVVPLAVALPAIRRTASGPVEPGGPPVPFDRRRIRLALGISLGAGLLQYAAQDLRWLSVLPGVAGAALLVPAVLGLLPRGTYLARRGLPSVVLLRGLAAGSFIAAESFVPLMLVTQRGMSPTMAGFSLALGGLTWAGGSWIQSKGRMAPYRVRLMVLGMVLVAVAIAAAPAVLIESVPVWTLALAWGVGCLGMGLVIGSTSVLLLKLSPPEEAGTNSAALQISDALANVVLLAGGGAAFAALGGGAVGAAHTLGEGAGSASHPGAFVVVFLPMACVALVGAWVATRLDPAPDPDPAPASVLDQAPAPDQAPAVPLPPGAKSG; from the coding sequence ATGAGCGCCCTTGAGCCCCGTGCCGACGAGATATCCCCGCCCGCTGCGCCGGACCCGCGCGACGGCGGTGGCGGGATTCTCGGGCCCGCGCACCGGACGCTCAGCATCGGGATCATCTCCGTGATTTTCCTGATCGCGTTCGAGGCGACCGCCGTGGGTACCGCCATGCCCGTCGCCGCCCGCGAGCTCGACGGCATCGGGCTGTACGCCTTCGCCTTCTCCGCCTACTTCACGACCAGCCTGTTCGGCATGGTGCTGTCCGGCCAGTGGGCCGACCGGGCCGGGCCGCTGCGGCCCCTGGGCGTCGGGATCGCCTCCTTCGCGACCGGGCTGGTGCTCTCCGGGGCCGCCGAGGCGATGTGGCTGTTCGTGCTCGGGCGGGCCGTGCAGGGCTTCGGCGGCGGTCTGGTGATCGTCGCGCTGTACGTGGTGGTCAGCCGGGCCTACGACGAGCGGATGCGGCCTGCGATCATGGCGGCCTTCGCGGCCAGCTGGGTGGTGCCGTCCATCGTCGGGCCGCTGGCCTCCGGGACGGTCACCGAGCACCTCGGCTGGCGGTGGGTGTTCCTCGGGATTCCCGCACTGGTCGTCGTGCCGCTCGCGGTCGCACTACCCGCGATCCGCCGGACCGCCTCCGGGCCGGTGGAGCCGGGAGGGCCGCCCGTACCGTTCGACCGGCGCCGGATCCGGCTGGCCCTCGGGATTTCGCTGGGTGCCGGGCTGCTCCAGTACGCCGCCCAGGACCTGCGCTGGCTGTCGGTGCTGCCGGGGGTCGCGGGCGCGGCTCTGCTGGTGCCGGCGGTCCTCGGGCTGCTGCCGCGCGGCACCTATCTGGCCCGGCGCGGGCTGCCCTCGGTGGTGCTGCTGCGCGGGCTGGCGGCGGGGTCGTTCATCGCCGCCGAGAGCTTCGTACCGCTGATGCTGGTCACCCAGCGCGGTATGAGCCCGACCATGGCCGGGTTCTCGCTGGCGCTGGGCGGGCTGACCTGGGCGGGCGGGTCCTGGATCCAGTCGAAGGGGCGGATGGCGCCGTACCGGGTGCGGCTGATGGTGCTGGGCATGGTGCTGGTCGCGGTCGCCATCGCCGCCGCGCCGGCCGTGCTGATCGAATCGGTGCCGGTGTGGACCCTGGCGCTGGCCTGGGGGGTGGGCTGCCTGGGCATGGGCCTGGTGATCGGCTCCACCAGCGTGCTGCTGCTGAAGCTGTCGCCGCCGGAGGAGGCGGGCACCAACTCCGCCGCCCTGCAGATCTCGGACGCGCTGGCGAACGTGGTGCTGCTGGCGGGCGGCGGTGCGGCGTTCGCCGCGCTGGGCGGGGGAGCGGTGGGAGCGGCCCACACCCTCGGCGAGGGGGCCGGTTCCGCTTCGCACCCGGGTGCGTTCGTGGTGGTGTTCCTGCCGATGGCCTGCGTGGCGCTGGTGGGCGCATGGGTTGCCACCCGCCTCGACCCCGCGCCGGACCCGGACCCGGCCCCCGCTTCCGTCTTGGACCAAGCGCCCGCCCCCGACCAGGCGCCCGCAGTTCCGCTGCCTCCCGGGGCGAAATCCGGGTGA
- the hppD gene encoding 4-hydroxyphenylpyruvate dioxygenase encodes MTETLDHSPETAREADPFPVKGMDAVVFAVGNAKQAAHYYSTAFGMKLVAYSGPENGSRETASYVLTNGSARFVLTSVIKATTDHGRFLAEHVAEHGDGVVDLAIEVPDARAAYKYAVEQGARGLDEPYEITDEHGTVVLAAIATYGQTRHTLVDRSAYSGPYLPGYTAADPIVEPPAKRTFQAIDHCVGNVELGRMNEWVAFYNKVMGFTNMKEFVGDDIATEYSALMSKVVADGTKKVKFPINEPAIAKKKSQIDEYLEFYGGPGVQHIALASNDIVATVRTMRAAGVQFLSVPDTYYDTLGEWVGDTRVPIDELRELKILADRDEDGYLLQIFTKPVQDRPTVFFEIIERHGSMGFGKGNFKALFEAIEREQEKRGNL; translated from the coding sequence ATGACTGAGACCCTGGACCACAGCCCCGAGACCGCGCGTGAGGCCGACCCCTTCCCGGTGAAGGGGATGGACGCGGTGGTCTTCGCCGTCGGCAATGCCAAGCAGGCCGCGCACTACTACTCCACCGCCTTCGGCATGAAGCTCGTGGCGTACTCCGGACCGGAGAACGGCAGCCGCGAGACGGCCAGTTACGTCCTCACCAACGGCTCCGCCCGGTTCGTCCTGACCTCGGTCATCAAGGCGACCACCGACCACGGCCGGTTCCTCGCCGAGCACGTGGCCGAGCACGGCGACGGCGTCGTCGACCTCGCCATCGAGGTCCCGGACGCGCGGGCCGCGTACAAGTACGCGGTCGAGCAGGGCGCCCGCGGCCTGGACGAGCCGTACGAGATCACCGACGAGCACGGCACGGTGGTGCTGGCCGCCATCGCCACCTACGGCCAGACCCGCCACACCCTGGTCGACCGCTCCGCCTACTCCGGCCCCTACCTGCCCGGCTACACGGCCGCCGACCCGATCGTCGAGCCGCCGGCCAAGCGGACCTTCCAGGCCATCGACCACTGCGTCGGCAACGTCGAGCTCGGCCGCATGAACGAGTGGGTCGCCTTCTACAACAAGGTCATGGGCTTCACGAACATGAAGGAGTTCGTGGGCGACGACATCGCGACCGAGTACTCGGCGCTGATGTCGAAGGTGGTCGCGGACGGGACGAAGAAGGTCAAGTTCCCGATCAACGAGCCGGCGATCGCGAAGAAGAAGTCGCAGATCGACGAGTACCTGGAGTTCTACGGCGGCCCGGGCGTCCAGCACATCGCGCTGGCGAGCAACGACATCGTGGCGACGGTGCGGACGATGCGGGCGGCGGGCGTGCAGTTCCTGTCGGTTCCGGACACGTACTACGACACGCTGGGCGAGTGGGTCGGCGACACCCGGGTGCCGATCGACGAGCTGCGCGAGCTGAAGATCCTGGCGGACCGGGACGAGGACGGCTACCTGCTGCAGATCTTCACCAAGCCGGTGCAGGACCGGCCGACGGTGTTCTTCGAGATCATCGAGCGGCACGGGTCGATGGGCTTCGGCAAGGGGAACTTCAAGGCGCTGTTCGAGGCGATCGAGCGGGAGCAGGAGAAGCGGGGCAACCTCTAG